In Corallococcus macrosporus, the following are encoded in one genomic region:
- a CDS encoding NAD-dependent protein deacetylase, giving the protein MTLLSDSPVAALPPEAGVDALTSLLRGRRVVVLTGAGCSTESGIPDYRGPETRHKVRNPIQHREFLHKPEVRQRYWARSLLGWPRFTSARPNEAHFALAALEKAGVVPGLITQNVDGLHHAAGSERVLELHGALSRVRCLACGAQEPRASLQARMLGLNPDFAHAVVELRPDGDAELSAEAVDGFHVPACTRCGGTLKPDVVFFGDNVAAPLVEDAFALVEEGDALLVVGSSLTVYSGYRFVKRAADRHLPIGILNIGESRGDALADVRVEARAGDVLPRLAQALTRA; this is encoded by the coding sequence ATGACGCTCCTCTCGGACTCCCCCGTCGCCGCCCTGCCGCCCGAAGCGGGCGTGGACGCCCTGACCTCGCTCTTGCGCGGACGCCGCGTCGTGGTGCTCACCGGCGCCGGATGCAGCACCGAGTCCGGCATCCCCGACTACCGGGGCCCGGAGACGCGCCACAAGGTGCGCAACCCCATCCAGCACCGCGAGTTCCTGCACAAGCCGGAGGTGCGCCAGCGCTACTGGGCGCGCAGCCTGCTGGGCTGGCCGCGCTTCACCTCCGCGCGCCCCAACGAGGCCCACTTCGCGCTGGCGGCGCTGGAGAAGGCGGGCGTGGTGCCCGGCCTCATCACCCAGAACGTGGACGGCCTGCACCACGCGGCCGGCAGTGAGCGCGTGCTGGAGCTGCACGGCGCGCTGTCGCGGGTGCGCTGTCTGGCGTGCGGCGCGCAGGAGCCCCGCGCGTCGCTCCAGGCGCGGATGCTGGGCCTCAACCCGGACTTCGCGCACGCCGTCGTGGAGCTGCGTCCGGACGGCGACGCGGAGCTGTCCGCGGAGGCCGTGGACGGCTTCCACGTCCCCGCGTGTACGCGCTGCGGCGGGACGCTGAAGCCGGACGTGGTGTTCTTCGGGGACAACGTCGCGGCGCCGCTGGTGGAGGACGCGTTCGCGCTGGTGGAGGAGGGGGACGCGCTCCTGGTGGTGGGCTCGTCGCTGACGGTCTACTCCGGCTACCGCTTCGTCAAACGCGCCGCGGACCGGCACCTGCCCATCGGCATCCTCAACATCGGGGAGAGCCGGGGCGACGCCCTGGCGGATGTGCGCGTGGAGGCGAGGGCGGGTGACGTGCTGCCCCGGCTCGCCCAGGCGCTGACCCGCGCCTGA